Proteins from a single region of Amycolatopsis sp. CA-230715:
- a CDS encoding (2Fe-2S)-binding protein, producing MNVSRSKRAPAADGLAASLARVRALQSRADLRRDMPANWLRCADLLDDPAGFDRWRKELDGWLRPRFGEAPARTTGSYVMSWYLHVPAYLGALLMHHERRVPSLRPSELAFSLGDDRPHPEGMALTGEDFYCLPSDPGCDLPGATVVADEHALAAMLRTRYIAHAAQFVRAYAAVGPFGKRTLWAAATDALDNSLWWAGKQGGDEGAGVADAALVLADTYAPLTSASTLETCESADGHREWTRRRESCCFSYLLPGEAECDACPRVRRRA from the coding sequence GTGAACGTTTCGCGGTCTAAACGCGCCCCGGCGGCCGACGGCCTCGCGGCGTCGTTGGCCAGGGTGCGCGCGCTCCAGAGCCGCGCCGACCTCCGGCGCGATATGCCCGCTAACTGGCTCCGCTGCGCCGACCTGCTCGACGACCCCGCTGGCTTCGATCGCTGGCGCAAGGAGCTCGACGGCTGGCTCCGGCCACGCTTCGGCGAGGCGCCGGCGCGGACGACCGGCTCCTACGTCATGTCCTGGTACCTGCACGTACCCGCCTACCTCGGCGCACTGCTGATGCACCACGAACGCCGGGTGCCGTCGCTGCGCCCCTCGGAGCTCGCGTTCTCCCTCGGCGACGACCGGCCGCATCCCGAGGGCATGGCGTTGACCGGCGAGGACTTCTACTGCCTGCCATCGGACCCCGGGTGCGATCTGCCCGGCGCCACGGTCGTCGCCGACGAACACGCGTTGGCCGCGATGCTGCGCACGCGCTACATCGCGCACGCCGCCCAGTTCGTGCGCGCGTACGCCGCCGTCGGCCCGTTCGGAAAACGGACGCTGTGGGCCGCCGCGACGGACGCGCTCGACAATTCGCTCTGGTGGGCGGGCAAACAAGGCGGCGACGAAGGTGCGGGCGTCGCCGACGCGGCGCTCGTACTGGCGGACACCTACGCCCCGTTGACATCCGCGTCGACGCTCGAAACGTGCGAAAGCGCCGACGGACATCGTGAATGGACTCGTCGCCGGGAAAGCTGCTGCTTTTCCTATCTGCTGCCCGGCGAAGCCGAATGCGACGCCTGCCCGCGCGTCCGCCGCCGGGCCTGA